From the genome of Polyodon spathula isolate WHYD16114869_AA chromosome 14, ASM1765450v1, whole genome shotgun sequence, one region includes:
- the LOC121326497 gene encoding DISP complex protein LRCH3-like isoform X6, with translation MAAVVLMSVESPGPGFGIGGHNNSGTGATGNGHGVAGPASWNRSLDRALDEASVTGSLNLSGRKLKEFPRSAANHDLTDTTQADLSRNRLPELPMEVCHFVSLESLNLYQNCIRQVPDSVLNLQSLSYLNISRNQLSTLPGSLCSLPLKVLIAANNKLLCLPEEIGHLRQLAELDVSCNEIQSLPSQIGQLEALRDLNIRRNHLARLPVELAELPLVRIDFSCNKITTIPVCYRNLKHLQTIILENNPLQSPPAQICIKGKIHIFKYLNIEACKITPDLPEYDRRPAAFGSCHEDLYPSQTYGALDSGFNSVDSGDNRWSGNELLLPLQPTDEFSDLPLRVAEIKEQRLRRESQYLESRTGALVSNGTVEHDVEQIDFIDSCPEEDEEARTHKGADRGSLSSQFMAYIDRRISHEGSPVKASPTRDSLRADDSQRCHPLPSRNGGCASPSSPYNQCSHRGQAGVERARREAQLAALQYEEERQRTKQIQREAVLHFVKVDPPPPSSSLLNDLDFKHKTTLSPTKQSPTDSERLFPSRRSQHTDDSALLVNGCQPLMVFEIDTNTNTIKRRPGTHKQSLSGTSHDGCASHVSPAAAFTSPCCPLQQNNERSPLSPSASFPQSALQSPPYPGPASPPSYRSPSHRPESFLFRAALREEVKRAVTPTLSPTSPVSPTSPVSPVGDSEEPRSPQSDGELGEDSPLAEELRKNIESRLKVSLPSDLGAALTDGVVLCHLANHVRPRSVSSIHVPSPAVPKLTMAKCRRNVENFLEACRRLGVPQESLCPAGAVLQGDPLCLYRTLEALLSLRIPPAAPASAPLLAGFAVFYLTVMCLLCTLYYQLSVLF, from the exons ATGGCGGCTGTGGTGTTGATGTCTGTCGAGAGTCCCGGTCCCGGGTTTGGGATTGGCGGCCACAATAACAGCGGGACCGGAGCGACTGGGAACGGCCACGGGGTAGCTGGACCTGCGTCATGGAACCGTTCTTTGGACCGGGCCCTGGACGAGGCGTCCGTGACGGGCTCGCTGAACCTCAGCGGCAGGAAGCTGAAGGAGTTCCCGAGAAGCGCCGCAAACCACGACCTGACCGATACGACTCAGGCCG ATTTGTCCCGGAACCGGCTGCCAGAGCTGCCGATGGAAGTGTGCCACTTCGTGTCCCTGGAGAGCCTGAACCTCTATCAGAACTGCATCCGGCAGGTCCCTGACTCGGTGCTCAACCTGCAGTCACTCTCCTACCTGAACATCAG CCGGAACCAGCTGTCCACCCTGCCCGGGTCACTGTGCAGCCTGCCCCTCAAGGTGCTCATCGCCGCCAATAACAAGCTGCTCTGCCTGCCAGAGGAGATAGGACATCTCCGCCAGCTCGCAGAGCTC GACGTGAGCTGCAACGAGATCCAGTCGCTGCCTTCTCAGATTGGCCAGTTGGAGGCTCTGCGGGACCTGAACATCCGCAGAAACCACCTGGCCCGGCTGCCAGTGG AGCTTGCAGAGTTGCCACTGGTCCGGATAGATTTCTCCTGCAATAAAATCACCACAATCCCAGTGTGTTACCGGAATCTGAAGCACCTGCAGACAATTATACTGGAGAACAACCCTCTGCAGTCTCCCCCTGCACAG ATCTGTATAAAGGGCAAAATTCACATATTTAAGTACCTAAACATAGAGGCCTGTAAGATCACCCCCGATCTGCCAGAATACGACAGAAGACCGGCTGCCTTCGGATCCTG TCATGAAGACCTGTACCCCAGCCAGACGTACGGAGCGCTGGACTCGGGGTTCAACAGTGTGGACAGCGGGGACAACAGGTGGTCTGGGAACGAG CTTCTTCTTCCTCTCCAGCCCACTGACGAGTTCTCAGACCTTCCGCTGCGAGTGGCGGAGATCAAGGAGCAGCGTCTGCGCAGAGAGAGCCAGTACCTGGAGAGCAGGACCGGGGCGCTTGTATCCAATGGGACAG TGGAGCATGACGTGGAGCAGATTGACTTCATTGACAGCTGTCCTGAAGAGGATGAGGAGGCACGCACACACAAGGGGGCCGATCGAGGCAGCCTCAGCTCACAGTTCATGGCATACATCGATCGCAGGATCAGCCACGAG GGTTCCCCGGTGAAAGCCAGCCCCACGAGGGATTCGTTACGAGCAGATGATTCACAGAGATGCCATCCCCTCCCCAGCAG GAATGGTGGATGTGCATCGCCATCTAGTCCCTACAACCAG TGTTCTCACAGAGGCCAGGCCGGGGTGGAGCGAGCCCGCAGAGAGGCCCAGCTAGCAGCGCTGCAGTATgaggaggagaggcagaggaCCAAGCAGATCCAGAGAGAGGCCGTCCTGCACTTTGTCAAGGTAGACCCACCTCCTCCCTCCTCTTCACTCCTGAATGACCTGGACTTCAAg CACAAAACGACACTGAGCCCCACAAAACAGAGCCCCACAGACAGTGAG cgccTTTTCCCCTCCAGACGTTCCCAGCACACAGACGACTCAGCACTCTTAGTG AATGGGTGTCAGCCCCTCATGGTGTTTGAAATAGACACTAACACCAATACCATTAAGAGGAGACCGGGAACTCACAAACAG TCTCTCTCTGGGACTTCCCACGATGGTTGTGCCTCTCATGTCTCTCCTGCAGCAGCATTTACCTCCCCCTGCTGTCCACTCCAG CAGAACAACGAGAGATCCCCACTTTCACCGAGTGCCTCTTTCCCCCAATCAG CCCTCCAATCGCCTCCCTACCCTGGCCCTGCTTCCCCGCCCTCCTACCGAAGCCCCTCCCATCGCCCTGAGAGCTTCCTGTTCCGCGCTGCTCTGAGAGAGGAGGTTAAGAGAG CAGTGACCCCCACACTGTCCCCTACGTCCCCTGTGTCCCCTACGTCCCCTGTGTCTCCAGTGGGAGATTCTGAGGAGCCGAGGAGCCCGCAGAGCGATGGGGAGCTGGGAGAAGACTCCCCTCTCGCAGAGGAGCTACGCAAG AATATCGAGTCCCGGTTGAAAGTGTCGTTGCCTAGCGACCTGGGGGCGGCCCTGACGGACGGAGTGGTGCTCTGCCACCTAGCCAATCACGTGCGGCCGCGGTCAGTGTCCAGCATCCACGTGCCGTCTCCCGCTGTG CCTAAGCTGACGATGGCGAAGTGTCGACGAAACGTGGAGAACTTCCTGGAGGCGTGCCGCAGGCTGGGGGTGCCGCAG GAGAGCCTGTGTCCCGCGGGGGCTGTGCTGCAGGGTGACCCCCTCTGCCTGTACCGGACACTGGAAGCGCTGCTGTCTCTCAGGATCCCCCCTGCAGCCCCTGCCTCAGCGCCGCTGCTGGCCGGATTTGCTGTGTTTTACCTCACTGTGATGTGTCTGCTCTGCACGCTGTACTACCAGCTGTCTGTGCTCTTCTAG
- the LOC121326497 gene encoding DISP complex protein LRCH3-like isoform X14, producing MAAVVLMSVESPGPGFGIGGHNNSGTGATGNGHGVAGPASWNRSLDRALDEASVTGSLNLSGRKLKEFPRSAANHDLTDTTQADLSRNRLPELPMEVCHFVSLESLNLYQNCIRQVPDSVLNLQSLSYLNISRNQLSTLPGSLCSLPLKVLIAANNKLLCLPEEIGHLRQLAELDVSCNEIQSLPSQIGQLEALRDLNIRRNHLARLPVELAELPLVRIDFSCNKITTIPVCYRNLKHLQTIILENNPLQSPPAQICIKGKIHIFKYLNIEACKITPDLPEYDRRPAAFGSCHEDLYPSQTYGALDSGFNSVDSGDNRWSGNELLLPLQPTDEFSDLPLRVAEIKEQRLRRESQYLESRTGALVSNGTVEHDVEQIDFIDSCPEEDEEARTHKGADRGSLSSQFMAYIDRRISHEGSPVKASPTRDSLRADDSQRCHPLPSRNGGCASPSSPYNQCSHRGQAGVERARREAQLAALQYEEERQRTKQIQREAVLHFVKVDPPPPSSSLLNDLDFKHKTTLSPTKQSPTDSEQNNERSPLSPSASFPQSALQSPPYPGPASPPSYRSPSHRPESFLFRAALREEVKRDYSQYGAALTPTPDTAPLVRLAVTPTLSPTSPVSPTSPVSPVGDSEEPRSPQSDGELGEDSPLAEELRKNIESRLKVSLPSDLGAALTDGVVLCHLANHVRPRSVSSIHVPSPAVPKLTMAKCRRNVENFLEACRRLGVPQESLCPAGAVLQGDPLCLYRTLEALLSLRIPPAAPASAPLLAGFAVFYLTVMCLLCTLYYQLSVLF from the exons ATGGCGGCTGTGGTGTTGATGTCTGTCGAGAGTCCCGGTCCCGGGTTTGGGATTGGCGGCCACAATAACAGCGGGACCGGAGCGACTGGGAACGGCCACGGGGTAGCTGGACCTGCGTCATGGAACCGTTCTTTGGACCGGGCCCTGGACGAGGCGTCCGTGACGGGCTCGCTGAACCTCAGCGGCAGGAAGCTGAAGGAGTTCCCGAGAAGCGCCGCAAACCACGACCTGACCGATACGACTCAGGCCG ATTTGTCCCGGAACCGGCTGCCAGAGCTGCCGATGGAAGTGTGCCACTTCGTGTCCCTGGAGAGCCTGAACCTCTATCAGAACTGCATCCGGCAGGTCCCTGACTCGGTGCTCAACCTGCAGTCACTCTCCTACCTGAACATCAG CCGGAACCAGCTGTCCACCCTGCCCGGGTCACTGTGCAGCCTGCCCCTCAAGGTGCTCATCGCCGCCAATAACAAGCTGCTCTGCCTGCCAGAGGAGATAGGACATCTCCGCCAGCTCGCAGAGCTC GACGTGAGCTGCAACGAGATCCAGTCGCTGCCTTCTCAGATTGGCCAGTTGGAGGCTCTGCGGGACCTGAACATCCGCAGAAACCACCTGGCCCGGCTGCCAGTGG AGCTTGCAGAGTTGCCACTGGTCCGGATAGATTTCTCCTGCAATAAAATCACCACAATCCCAGTGTGTTACCGGAATCTGAAGCACCTGCAGACAATTATACTGGAGAACAACCCTCTGCAGTCTCCCCCTGCACAG ATCTGTATAAAGGGCAAAATTCACATATTTAAGTACCTAAACATAGAGGCCTGTAAGATCACCCCCGATCTGCCAGAATACGACAGAAGACCGGCTGCCTTCGGATCCTG TCATGAAGACCTGTACCCCAGCCAGACGTACGGAGCGCTGGACTCGGGGTTCAACAGTGTGGACAGCGGGGACAACAGGTGGTCTGGGAACGAG CTTCTTCTTCCTCTCCAGCCCACTGACGAGTTCTCAGACCTTCCGCTGCGAGTGGCGGAGATCAAGGAGCAGCGTCTGCGCAGAGAGAGCCAGTACCTGGAGAGCAGGACCGGGGCGCTTGTATCCAATGGGACAG TGGAGCATGACGTGGAGCAGATTGACTTCATTGACAGCTGTCCTGAAGAGGATGAGGAGGCACGCACACACAAGGGGGCCGATCGAGGCAGCCTCAGCTCACAGTTCATGGCATACATCGATCGCAGGATCAGCCACGAG GGTTCCCCGGTGAAAGCCAGCCCCACGAGGGATTCGTTACGAGCAGATGATTCACAGAGATGCCATCCCCTCCCCAGCAG GAATGGTGGATGTGCATCGCCATCTAGTCCCTACAACCAG TGTTCTCACAGAGGCCAGGCCGGGGTGGAGCGAGCCCGCAGAGAGGCCCAGCTAGCAGCGCTGCAGTATgaggaggagaggcagaggaCCAAGCAGATCCAGAGAGAGGCCGTCCTGCACTTTGTCAAGGTAGACCCACCTCCTCCCTCCTCTTCACTCCTGAATGACCTGGACTTCAAg CACAAAACGACACTGAGCCCCACAAAACAGAGCCCCACAGACAGTGAG CAGAACAACGAGAGATCCCCACTTTCACCGAGTGCCTCTTTCCCCCAATCAG CCCTCCAATCGCCTCCCTACCCTGGCCCTGCTTCCCCGCCCTCCTACCGAAGCCCCTCCCATCGCCCTGAGAGCTTCCTGTTCCGCGCTGCTCTGAGAGAGGAGGTTAAGAGAG ATTACTCACAGTATGGAGCAGCACTGACCCCAACCCCTGACACAGCTCCTCTCGTTCGTCTAGCAGTGACCCCCACACTGTCCCCTACGTCCCCTGTGTCCCCTACGTCCCCTGTGTCTCCAGTGGGAGATTCTGAGGAGCCGAGGAGCCCGCAGAGCGATGGGGAGCTGGGAGAAGACTCCCCTCTCGCAGAGGAGCTACGCAAG AATATCGAGTCCCGGTTGAAAGTGTCGTTGCCTAGCGACCTGGGGGCGGCCCTGACGGACGGAGTGGTGCTCTGCCACCTAGCCAATCACGTGCGGCCGCGGTCAGTGTCCAGCATCCACGTGCCGTCTCCCGCTGTG CCTAAGCTGACGATGGCGAAGTGTCGACGAAACGTGGAGAACTTCCTGGAGGCGTGCCGCAGGCTGGGGGTGCCGCAG GAGAGCCTGTGTCCCGCGGGGGCTGTGCTGCAGGGTGACCCCCTCTGCCTGTACCGGACACTGGAAGCGCTGCTGTCTCTCAGGATCCCCCCTGCAGCCCCTGCCTCAGCGCCGCTGCTGGCCGGATTTGCTGTGTTTTACCTCACTGTGATGTGTCTGCTCTGCACGCTGTACTACCAGCTGTCTGTGCTCTTCTAG
- the LOC121326497 gene encoding DISP complex protein LRCH3-like isoform X9, producing the protein MAAVVLMSVESPGPGFGIGGHNNSGTGATGNGHGVAGPASWNRSLDRALDEASVTGSLNLSGRKLKEFPRSAANHDLTDTTQADLSRNRLPELPMEVCHFVSLESLNLYQNCIRQVPDSVLNLQSLSYLNISRNQLSTLPGSLCSLPLKVLIAANNKLLCLPEEIGHLRQLAELDVSCNEIQSLPSQIGQLEALRDLNIRRNHLARLPVELAELPLVRIDFSCNKITTIPVCYRNLKHLQTIILENNPLQSPPAQICIKGKIHIFKYLNIEACKITPDLPEYDRRPAAFGSCHEDLYPSQTYGALDSGFNSVDSGDNRWSGNELLLPLQPTDEFSDLPLRVAEIKEQRLRRESQYLESRTGALVSNGTVEHDVEQIDFIDSCPEEDEEARTHKGADRGSLSSQFMAYIDRRISHEGSPVKASPTRDSLRADDSQRCHPLPSRNGGCASPSSPYNQCSHRGQAGVERARREAQLAALQYEEERQRTKQIQREAVLHFVKHKTTLSPTKQSPTDSENGCQPLMVFEIDTNTNTIKRRPGTHKQSLSGTSHDGCASHVSPAAAFTSPCCPLQQNNERSPLSPSASFPQSALQSPPYPGPASPPSYRSPSHRPESFLFRAALREEVKRDYSQYGAALTPTPDTAPLVRLAVTPTLSPTSPVSPTSPVSPVGDSEEPRSPQSDGELGEDSPLAEELRKNIESRLKVSLPSDLGAALTDGVVLCHLANHVRPRSVSSIHVPSPAVPKLTMAKCRRNVENFLEACRRLGVPQESLCPAGAVLQGDPLCLYRTLEALLSLRIPPAAPASAPLLAGFAVFYLTVMCLLCTLYYQLSVLF; encoded by the exons ATGGCGGCTGTGGTGTTGATGTCTGTCGAGAGTCCCGGTCCCGGGTTTGGGATTGGCGGCCACAATAACAGCGGGACCGGAGCGACTGGGAACGGCCACGGGGTAGCTGGACCTGCGTCATGGAACCGTTCTTTGGACCGGGCCCTGGACGAGGCGTCCGTGACGGGCTCGCTGAACCTCAGCGGCAGGAAGCTGAAGGAGTTCCCGAGAAGCGCCGCAAACCACGACCTGACCGATACGACTCAGGCCG ATTTGTCCCGGAACCGGCTGCCAGAGCTGCCGATGGAAGTGTGCCACTTCGTGTCCCTGGAGAGCCTGAACCTCTATCAGAACTGCATCCGGCAGGTCCCTGACTCGGTGCTCAACCTGCAGTCACTCTCCTACCTGAACATCAG CCGGAACCAGCTGTCCACCCTGCCCGGGTCACTGTGCAGCCTGCCCCTCAAGGTGCTCATCGCCGCCAATAACAAGCTGCTCTGCCTGCCAGAGGAGATAGGACATCTCCGCCAGCTCGCAGAGCTC GACGTGAGCTGCAACGAGATCCAGTCGCTGCCTTCTCAGATTGGCCAGTTGGAGGCTCTGCGGGACCTGAACATCCGCAGAAACCACCTGGCCCGGCTGCCAGTGG AGCTTGCAGAGTTGCCACTGGTCCGGATAGATTTCTCCTGCAATAAAATCACCACAATCCCAGTGTGTTACCGGAATCTGAAGCACCTGCAGACAATTATACTGGAGAACAACCCTCTGCAGTCTCCCCCTGCACAG ATCTGTATAAAGGGCAAAATTCACATATTTAAGTACCTAAACATAGAGGCCTGTAAGATCACCCCCGATCTGCCAGAATACGACAGAAGACCGGCTGCCTTCGGATCCTG TCATGAAGACCTGTACCCCAGCCAGACGTACGGAGCGCTGGACTCGGGGTTCAACAGTGTGGACAGCGGGGACAACAGGTGGTCTGGGAACGAG CTTCTTCTTCCTCTCCAGCCCACTGACGAGTTCTCAGACCTTCCGCTGCGAGTGGCGGAGATCAAGGAGCAGCGTCTGCGCAGAGAGAGCCAGTACCTGGAGAGCAGGACCGGGGCGCTTGTATCCAATGGGACAG TGGAGCATGACGTGGAGCAGATTGACTTCATTGACAGCTGTCCTGAAGAGGATGAGGAGGCACGCACACACAAGGGGGCCGATCGAGGCAGCCTCAGCTCACAGTTCATGGCATACATCGATCGCAGGATCAGCCACGAG GGTTCCCCGGTGAAAGCCAGCCCCACGAGGGATTCGTTACGAGCAGATGATTCACAGAGATGCCATCCCCTCCCCAGCAG GAATGGTGGATGTGCATCGCCATCTAGTCCCTACAACCAG TGTTCTCACAGAGGCCAGGCCGGGGTGGAGCGAGCCCGCAGAGAGGCCCAGCTAGCAGCGCTGCAGTATgaggaggagaggcagaggaCCAAGCAGATCCAGAGAGAGGCCGTCCTGCACTTTGTCAAG CACAAAACGACACTGAGCCCCACAAAACAGAGCCCCACAGACAGTGAG AATGGGTGTCAGCCCCTCATGGTGTTTGAAATAGACACTAACACCAATACCATTAAGAGGAGACCGGGAACTCACAAACAG TCTCTCTCTGGGACTTCCCACGATGGTTGTGCCTCTCATGTCTCTCCTGCAGCAGCATTTACCTCCCCCTGCTGTCCACTCCAG CAGAACAACGAGAGATCCCCACTTTCACCGAGTGCCTCTTTCCCCCAATCAG CCCTCCAATCGCCTCCCTACCCTGGCCCTGCTTCCCCGCCCTCCTACCGAAGCCCCTCCCATCGCCCTGAGAGCTTCCTGTTCCGCGCTGCTCTGAGAGAGGAGGTTAAGAGAG ATTACTCACAGTATGGAGCAGCACTGACCCCAACCCCTGACACAGCTCCTCTCGTTCGTCTAGCAGTGACCCCCACACTGTCCCCTACGTCCCCTGTGTCCCCTACGTCCCCTGTGTCTCCAGTGGGAGATTCTGAGGAGCCGAGGAGCCCGCAGAGCGATGGGGAGCTGGGAGAAGACTCCCCTCTCGCAGAGGAGCTACGCAAG AATATCGAGTCCCGGTTGAAAGTGTCGTTGCCTAGCGACCTGGGGGCGGCCCTGACGGACGGAGTGGTGCTCTGCCACCTAGCCAATCACGTGCGGCCGCGGTCAGTGTCCAGCATCCACGTGCCGTCTCCCGCTGTG CCTAAGCTGACGATGGCGAAGTGTCGACGAAACGTGGAGAACTTCCTGGAGGCGTGCCGCAGGCTGGGGGTGCCGCAG GAGAGCCTGTGTCCCGCGGGGGCTGTGCTGCAGGGTGACCCCCTCTGCCTGTACCGGACACTGGAAGCGCTGCTGTCTCTCAGGATCCCCCCTGCAGCCCCTGCCTCAGCGCCGCTGCTGGCCGGATTTGCTGTGTTTTACCTCACTGTGATGTGTCTGCTCTGCACGCTGTACTACCAGCTGTCTGTGCTCTTCTAG
- the LOC121326497 gene encoding DISP complex protein LRCH3-like isoform X16, whose product MAAVVLMSVESPGPGFGIGGHNNSGTGATGNGHGVAGPASWNRSLDRALDEASVTGSLNLSGRKLKEFPRSAANHDLTDTTQADLSRNRLPELPMEVCHFVSLESLNLYQNCIRQVPDSVLNLQSLSYLNISRNQLSTLPGSLCSLPLKVLIAANNKLLCLPEEIGHLRQLAELDVSCNEIQSLPSQIGQLEALRDLNIRRNHLARLPVELAELPLVRIDFSCNKITTIPVCYRNLKHLQTIILENNPLQSPPAQICIKGKIHIFKYLNIEACKITPDLPEYDRRPAAFGSCHEDLYPSQTYGALDSGFNSVDSGDNRWSGNELLLPLQPTDEFSDLPLRVAEIKEQRLRRESQYLESRTGALVSNGTVEHDVEQIDFIDSCPEEDEEARTHKGADRGSLSSQFMAYIDRRISHEGSPVKASPTRDSLRADDSQRCHPLPSRNGGCASPSSPYNQCSHRGQAGVERARREAQLAALQYEEERQRTKQIQREAVLHFVKHKTTLSPTKQSPTDSEQNNERSPLSPSASFPQSALQSPPYPGPASPPSYRSPSHRPESFLFRAALREEVKRDYSQYGAALTPTPDTAPLVRLAVTPTLSPTSPVSPTSPVSPVGDSEEPRSPQSDGELGEDSPLAEELRKNIESRLKVSLPSDLGAALTDGVVLCHLANHVRPRSVSSIHVPSPAVPKLTMAKCRRNVENFLEACRRLGVPQESLCPAGAVLQGDPLCLYRTLEALLSLRIPPAAPASAPLLAGFAVFYLTVMCLLCTLYYQLSVLF is encoded by the exons ATGGCGGCTGTGGTGTTGATGTCTGTCGAGAGTCCCGGTCCCGGGTTTGGGATTGGCGGCCACAATAACAGCGGGACCGGAGCGACTGGGAACGGCCACGGGGTAGCTGGACCTGCGTCATGGAACCGTTCTTTGGACCGGGCCCTGGACGAGGCGTCCGTGACGGGCTCGCTGAACCTCAGCGGCAGGAAGCTGAAGGAGTTCCCGAGAAGCGCCGCAAACCACGACCTGACCGATACGACTCAGGCCG ATTTGTCCCGGAACCGGCTGCCAGAGCTGCCGATGGAAGTGTGCCACTTCGTGTCCCTGGAGAGCCTGAACCTCTATCAGAACTGCATCCGGCAGGTCCCTGACTCGGTGCTCAACCTGCAGTCACTCTCCTACCTGAACATCAG CCGGAACCAGCTGTCCACCCTGCCCGGGTCACTGTGCAGCCTGCCCCTCAAGGTGCTCATCGCCGCCAATAACAAGCTGCTCTGCCTGCCAGAGGAGATAGGACATCTCCGCCAGCTCGCAGAGCTC GACGTGAGCTGCAACGAGATCCAGTCGCTGCCTTCTCAGATTGGCCAGTTGGAGGCTCTGCGGGACCTGAACATCCGCAGAAACCACCTGGCCCGGCTGCCAGTGG AGCTTGCAGAGTTGCCACTGGTCCGGATAGATTTCTCCTGCAATAAAATCACCACAATCCCAGTGTGTTACCGGAATCTGAAGCACCTGCAGACAATTATACTGGAGAACAACCCTCTGCAGTCTCCCCCTGCACAG ATCTGTATAAAGGGCAAAATTCACATATTTAAGTACCTAAACATAGAGGCCTGTAAGATCACCCCCGATCTGCCAGAATACGACAGAAGACCGGCTGCCTTCGGATCCTG TCATGAAGACCTGTACCCCAGCCAGACGTACGGAGCGCTGGACTCGGGGTTCAACAGTGTGGACAGCGGGGACAACAGGTGGTCTGGGAACGAG CTTCTTCTTCCTCTCCAGCCCACTGACGAGTTCTCAGACCTTCCGCTGCGAGTGGCGGAGATCAAGGAGCAGCGTCTGCGCAGAGAGAGCCAGTACCTGGAGAGCAGGACCGGGGCGCTTGTATCCAATGGGACAG TGGAGCATGACGTGGAGCAGATTGACTTCATTGACAGCTGTCCTGAAGAGGATGAGGAGGCACGCACACACAAGGGGGCCGATCGAGGCAGCCTCAGCTCACAGTTCATGGCATACATCGATCGCAGGATCAGCCACGAG GGTTCCCCGGTGAAAGCCAGCCCCACGAGGGATTCGTTACGAGCAGATGATTCACAGAGATGCCATCCCCTCCCCAGCAG GAATGGTGGATGTGCATCGCCATCTAGTCCCTACAACCAG TGTTCTCACAGAGGCCAGGCCGGGGTGGAGCGAGCCCGCAGAGAGGCCCAGCTAGCAGCGCTGCAGTATgaggaggagaggcagaggaCCAAGCAGATCCAGAGAGAGGCCGTCCTGCACTTTGTCAAG CACAAAACGACACTGAGCCCCACAAAACAGAGCCCCACAGACAGTGAG CAGAACAACGAGAGATCCCCACTTTCACCGAGTGCCTCTTTCCCCCAATCAG CCCTCCAATCGCCTCCCTACCCTGGCCCTGCTTCCCCGCCCTCCTACCGAAGCCCCTCCCATCGCCCTGAGAGCTTCCTGTTCCGCGCTGCTCTGAGAGAGGAGGTTAAGAGAG ATTACTCACAGTATGGAGCAGCACTGACCCCAACCCCTGACACAGCTCCTCTCGTTCGTCTAGCAGTGACCCCCACACTGTCCCCTACGTCCCCTGTGTCCCCTACGTCCCCTGTGTCTCCAGTGGGAGATTCTGAGGAGCCGAGGAGCCCGCAGAGCGATGGGGAGCTGGGAGAAGACTCCCCTCTCGCAGAGGAGCTACGCAAG AATATCGAGTCCCGGTTGAAAGTGTCGTTGCCTAGCGACCTGGGGGCGGCCCTGACGGACGGAGTGGTGCTCTGCCACCTAGCCAATCACGTGCGGCCGCGGTCAGTGTCCAGCATCCACGTGCCGTCTCCCGCTGTG CCTAAGCTGACGATGGCGAAGTGTCGACGAAACGTGGAGAACTTCCTGGAGGCGTGCCGCAGGCTGGGGGTGCCGCAG GAGAGCCTGTGTCCCGCGGGGGCTGTGCTGCAGGGTGACCCCCTCTGCCTGTACCGGACACTGGAAGCGCTGCTGTCTCTCAGGATCCCCCCTGCAGCCCCTGCCTCAGCGCCGCTGCTGGCCGGATTTGCTGTGTTTTACCTCACTGTGATGTGTCTGCTCTGCACGCTGTACTACCAGCTGTCTGTGCTCTTCTAG